The proteins below come from a single Papaver somniferum cultivar HN1 chromosome 11, ASM357369v1, whole genome shotgun sequence genomic window:
- the LOC113323929 gene encoding probable pectinesterase/pectinesterase inhibitor 61, producing MSAASSIWSHSISISILLALSFLITTVARPATLPPPSPSSPQGLQQILSRNGARSTTQEWRFLNMSLALLVPDIVVSEHGTATFRTITEAINAVPDRSSMRTVIYIKAGKYEEKNLEVGSEKTNVVMIGDGIGKTIITGRKSVKGDNISTFYTASFVATGDGFMATNITFENRAGPYKGQAVALRVSSKRAVFYRCSFLGYQDTLYVHKNVQFFRECDVYGTTDFICGDSSVVIQKSHIYTRAPLVGHPTIITAQKREKSNDTTGIIIHDSRILPEPEFMQSKKIFQTYLGRPWANHSRVVYMSCWMDNHINPQGWIPWSTIPNDTVPDTLFYGEFNNSGPGASVFPRVNWTSYHRFTTPEEVQKFTVNQFILGSAWLPLTGVPFTPGLSD from the exons ATGAGCGCAGCATCATCTATCTGGTCACACTCTATCTCTATCTCTATTCTGCTAGCTCTCTCTTTTCTCATCACCACCGTCGCAAGGCCCGCaactctgccaccaccatcaccctcaTCACCTCAAGGTCTTCAGCAGATACTCTCAAGAAATGGTGCCCGATCGACTACTCAAGAATGGCGTTTCTTAAACATGTCGCTGGCGTTATTGGTACCAGATATCGTTGTTTCCGAACATGGTACAGCAACATTCCGAACAATCACAGAAGCGATTAACGCTGTTCCTGATCGTAGTTCAATGCGCACAGTGATATATATAAAAGCAG GCAAATACGAAGAGAAGAACCTAGAGGTAGGATCGGAGAAGACAAATGTAGTAATGATCGGAGATGGGATCGGGAAGACGATAATTACCGGCCGCAAAAGCGTAAAAGGCGACAACATATCCACGTTCTACACGGCGTCTTTTG TTGCGACGGGTGATGGATTTATGGCGACCAATATAACGTTTGAGAATAGGGCAGGCCCGTACAAAGGCCAGGCAGTAGCTCTCAGGGTCAGTTCGAAAAGAGCCGTTTTCTACCGCTGTAGTTTCTTAGGCTATCAAGATACCCTCTACGTGCACAAGAATGTTCAGTTTTTTAGAGAATGTGATGTCTACGGGACAACTGACTTCATATGTGGTGACTCGAGCGTCGTGATCCAAAAGTCTCACATTTACACTCGCGCACCATTGGTTGGACATCCCACCATTATCACAGCCCAGAAGCGGGAAAAGTCAAATGATACCACAG GTATTATTATTCATGATTCTCGGATTCTTCCCGAGCCAGAGTTCATGCAATCCAAGAAGATCTTCCAAACCTATCTTGGACGACCGTGGGCTAACCATTCTCGAGTAGTGTACATGTCTTGTTGGATGGATAATCATATCAATCCTCAGGGGTGGATTCCTTGGAGTACTATACCAAATGATACTGTCCCGGATACTCTTTTCTATGGTGAGTTCAACAATTCAGGTCCTGGTGCTTCAGTGTTCCCCCGAGTAAACTGGACGAGCTACCATAGGTTTACTACTCCGgaagaagttcagaagttcaccGTCAATCAATTCATTCTTGGATCGGCATGGTTGCCTTTGACTGGAGTACCTTTTACTCCAGGATTATCAGATTGA